A single Fusobacterium perfoetens ATCC 29250 DNA region contains:
- a CDS encoding potassium/proton antiporter, which yields MESYIFIFGLLLFFSLCSIKISHKIKIPLLIMFIFIGMLAGSEGIGGIEFEDYNLAQNIGNFALLFILFSGALETNKNDVISSLYPSGTLATLGVFLTAILSATFTYFLTNFSWMESLIFGAFVSSTDAAAVISILGESKLNKKVKTVIEIESGSNDPMAYALILFFISIYEIGNLDIINGIIFLLKQIIIGGALGFIFGKITIPISKFLSIKREEFLIIHVISFLFICYSLTNLLNGNGFLAIYLMGILVGNEKFEYRINLLRNMRAFSWIMQITMFLILGLLVFPSQLLSVIWTGSFLAILVIILGRFIVVFSLLSIFKFDIKEKFFVSWAGLKGAVPIIFSIMAVTHDLENSQMMFNMIFYMVVFSVLIQGTSLKFIAKYLGLLEKDEENNEISLDEIEELAIKKLYITQYSDYLNKQIKDLNLGEKGIHIISVKRGKNYLTPNGSLKFESGDEVLFSQN from the coding sequence ATAGAATCTTATATCTTTATTTTTGGTTTATTATTATTTTTTAGTCTTTGTTCAATAAAAATATCACATAAAATAAAAATTCCTTTGTTAATTATGTTTATTTTTATAGGAATGTTAGCTGGTTCAGAGGGAATAGGAGGAATTGAATTTGAAGATTATAATTTGGCTCAAAATATAGGAAATTTTGCTCTTCTATTTATTTTATTTAGTGGAGCTTTGGAAACTAATAAAAATGATGTTATATCTTCTTTATATCCTAGTGGGACTTTAGCTACTTTAGGAGTTTTCTTAACAGCTATATTATCAGCTACTTTTACTTATTTTTTAACAAATTTTTCTTGGATGGAATCATTAATATTTGGAGCTTTTGTATCCTCTACTGATGCTGCTGCTGTAATATCTATATTAGGTGAGTCAAAATTAAATAAAAAAGTTAAAACTGTAATAGAAATTGAATCAGGAAGTAATGACCCAATGGCCTATGCTCTTATATTATTTTTTATTTCTATTTATGAAATTGGAAATTTGGATATTATTAATGGAATAATATTTTTATTAAAACAAATTATTATAGGAGGAGCTTTAGGATTCATATTCGGAAAAATAACTATCCCAATATCTAAATTTTTATCTATAAAAAGAGAAGAATTTTTAATTATTCATGTAATTTCTTTCCTATTTATCTGTTATTCTTTGACAAATCTATTAAATGGAAATGGTTTCTTAGCAATCTATTTAATGGGAATTTTAGTAGGAAATGAAAAATTTGAATATAGAATAAATCTTTTAAGAAATATGAGAGCTTTTTCTTGGATTATGCAAATTACAATGTTCTTAATTTTAGGTTTATTAGTATTTCCTTCACAACTTTTATCTGTTATTTGGACTGGAAGTTTTTTAGCTATTTTAGTTATTATTTTAGGAAGATTTATCGTAGTCTTTTCTCTTCTTTCTATTTTTAAATTTGATATAAAAGAAAAATTTTTTGTTTCATGGGCTGGTTTGAAAGGGGCAGTTCCTATAATATTTTCAATAATGGCTGTAACACATGATTTAGAAAATTCTCAAATGATGTTTAATATGATATTTTATATGGTAGTATTTTCTGTCTTAATTCAAGGAACAAGTTTAAAATTTATTGCTAAATATCTTGGTCTATTAGAAAAAGATGAAGAAAACAATGAGATATCTTTAGATGAAATAGAGGAACTAGCAATAAAAAAATTGTATATTACTCAATATTCTGATTATTTGAATAAACAAATAAAAGATTTAAATTTAGGTGAAAAAGGAATACATATAATATCTGTAAAAAGAGGTAAAAATTATTTGACTCCTAATGGTTCTTTAAAATTTGAATCAGGAGATGAAGTTTTATTCTCTCAAAATTAA
- the secY gene encoding preprotein translocase subunit SecY, which produces MTLMESFNNKLRGVVKIPELRSRIIFTLLMFLVARVGTFIPAPGIDIDRLSAMTAQNDLLGFINMFSGGAFQRISIFALGIVPYINASIVFSLLAVIIPKIDEIQKEGESGRNKINQWTRYVTIFIAIMQGIGVCVWLTSAGLVIEPGFRFMLVTITILTAGTVFLMWVGEQISVNGIGNGVSLLIFLNIISRGPSSIVQTIQLMKGSKFIIPVLIAVAIAAILSVSVIILFQLGQRKIPVHYVGKGFGVRGGVAQNSYIPLKLNTSGVMPVIFASVMMMIPSLLIRSLPTTFPYRDYLVLFFDQKHPVYMILYALIIIFFSFFYTAIMFDPERVADNLKQGGGTIPGIRPGEETVEYLEGVVTRITWGGAIFLAAIAILPMAIFTALGLPVFFGGTGIIIVVGVALDTVQQIDAHLVMKEYKGFL; this is translated from the coding sequence TTGACTTTAATGGAAAGCTTTAACAATAAGTTAAGAGGAGTTGTAAAAATTCCGGAGCTAAGATCGAGAATTATTTTTACCTTGTTGATGTTTTTAGTTGCTAGAGTAGGGACATTTATCCCTGCTCCAGGAATTGATATTGATAGATTATCAGCAATGACAGCTCAAAATGATTTATTAGGTTTTATTAACATGTTTTCAGGTGGAGCTTTTCAAAGAATTTCTATTTTTGCTTTAGGAATTGTGCCATATATCAATGCTTCCATTGTATTTAGCTTACTTGCTGTTATTATCCCTAAAATTGATGAAATTCAAAAAGAAGGAGAATCAGGAAGAAATAAAATAAATCAATGGACAAGATATGTCACAATCTTTATTGCTATAATGCAAGGAATAGGAGTTTGTGTTTGGTTGACATCTGCTGGATTAGTAATTGAACCTGGATTTAGATTTATGCTAGTAACTATTACTATACTTACAGCTGGAACTGTGTTCTTGATGTGGGTAGGGGAACAAATTTCTGTTAATGGAATAGGAAATGGAGTTTCTTTATTAATTTTTTTAAATATAATATCAAGAGGTCCTTCTAGTATAGTTCAGACTATACAATTAATGAAAGGAAGTAAATTTATAATACCTGTACTGATAGCAGTAGCTATTGCAGCTATTTTATCAGTGTCTGTGATTATTTTATTTCAATTAGGACAAAGAAAAATACCAGTTCATTATGTAGGAAAAGGATTTGGAGTAAGGGGAGGAGTTGCACAAAACTCATATATTCCTTTAAAATTAAATACATCTGGAGTTATGCCAGTTATTTTTGCTTCTGTAATGATGATGATACCATCATTATTAATAAGATCATTACCAACAACTTTTCCATATAGAGATTATTTAGTATTATTCTTTGATCAAAAACATCCAGTATATATGATATTATATGCATTAATAATAATATTCTTTTCTTTCTTTTATACAGCAATTATGTTTGACCCTGAGAGAGTAGCAGACAATTTAAAACAAGGTGGAGGGACTATTCCTGGAATAAGACCTGGTGAAGAAACAGTTGAGTATTTAGAAGGAGTTGTAACTAGAATTACTTGGGGAGGGGCTATCTTTTTAGCCGCTATAGCTATTTTACCAATGGCTATATTTACAGCATTAGGATTACCAGTCTTCTTTGGTGGAACTGGAATAATAATCGTTGTTGGAGTAGCTTTAGATACAGTTCAACAAATAGATGCTCATTTAGTAATGAAAGAATATAAAGGATTTCTATAA
- the mnmA gene encoding tRNA 2-thiouridine(34) synthase MnmA produces MENLELKNKFDNLIKYNGGNTKVTVAVAMSGGVDSSVTAYLLKKQGYNIFGVTMKTTDQSIDDDAKKVCDDLGIEHYILDVREKFKKEVIDYFVSEYENGRTPNPCVVCNKHIKMGELIDFSIEKGADYMATGHYSNIENGLLKIGDDLTKDQVYFLSQAKEEKVKKLMFPLGRLTKTEVRELGKYLGVRVFAKKDSQEICFIEDGKLEEFLFASTNGKIAKKGNFVDKNGKILGKHMGLGFYTIGQRKGLGISGSSPYYVIGFNKEKNEIILGNNEDLFKENLIATDINLFKYKKLDEISDKTFLAKTRSRDKFHLCKVIILSENEVKIEFLNEKVRAITPGQLLTLYDEEYRVILSGFIKK; encoded by the coding sequence ATGGAAAATTTAGAGTTAAAAAATAAATTTGATAATTTAATCAAATATAATGGAGGGAATACAAAAGTAACAGTAGCAGTAGCTATGAGTGGTGGAGTAGATAGTTCAGTAACAGCCTATCTATTAAAGAAACAGGGATATAATATTTTTGGTGTTACAATGAAAACAACAGATCAAAGTATAGATGATGATGCTAAAAAAGTATGTGATGATTTAGGAATAGAACATTATATTTTGGATGTTCGTGAAAAATTTAAAAAAGAAGTTATTGATTATTTTGTAAGTGAATATGAAAATGGAAGAACTCCTAATCCATGTGTTGTATGTAATAAGCATATAAAAATGGGAGAATTAATAGATTTTTCTATAGAAAAAGGTGCTGATTATATGGCCACAGGACATTATAGTAATATAGAAAATGGATTATTAAAAATAGGAGATGACCTAACAAAAGACCAAGTATATTTTTTATCTCAAGCAAAAGAGGAAAAAGTTAAAAAATTAATGTTTCCTTTAGGGAGATTAACAAAAACAGAGGTAAGAGAATTAGGAAAATATTTAGGAGTAAGGGTATTTGCAAAAAAAGATTCTCAAGAAATTTGCTTTATAGAAGATGGAAAATTAGAAGAATTTTTATTTGCAAGTACAAATGGAAAGATTGCTAAAAAAGGAAATTTTGTAGATAAAAATGGAAAAATTTTAGGAAAACATATGGGATTAGGTTTTTATACTATTGGTCAAAGAAAAGGTCTAGGAATATCTGGAAGTTCTCCTTATTATGTAATAGGTTTTAATAAAGAGAAAAATGAAATTATATTAGGAAATAATGAAGATTTATTTAAAGAAAATCTAATAGCAACTGATATAAATCTTTTTAAATATAAAAAATTAGATGAAATTAGTGATAAAACTTTTTTAGCTAAGACTAGATCAAGAGATAAGTTTCATCTTTGTAAAGTAATAATTTTATCAGAAAATGAGGTAAAAATAGAATTTTTAAATGAGAAAGTAAGAGCGATTACCCCAGGACAATTATTGACTCTTTATGATGAAGAATATAGAGTTATTTTGAGTGGATTTATAAAAAAATAA
- the rplO gene encoding 50S ribosomal protein L15 gives MNLNELQPSVPRKNRKRVGRGESSGWGKTAGKGSNGQKSRSGAGLKPGFEGGQMPVIRRTPKRGFSNYPFKKEYTIINLDTLNRFEEGTVVTPEILLEAGLIKKLNDGVKVLGNGVLERKVSVEAHKVSKSAQKAIEEKGGTVEIIEVKTFADVAKNNK, from the coding sequence ATGAATTTAAACGAATTACAACCTTCTGTACCTAGAAAAAACAGAAAAAGAGTAGGAAGAGGAGAATCTTCTGGTTGGGGAAAAACAGCTGGAAAAGGAAGTAATGGACAAAAATCTAGATCTGGAGCAGGATTAAAACCTGGTTTTGAAGGTGGACAAATGCCTGTAATTAGAAGAACTCCAAAAAGAGGATTTAGTAACTATCCATTTAAGAAAGAATATACAATAATTAATTTAGATACATTAAATAGATTTGAGGAAGGAACAGTAGTAACTCCTGAAATCTTATTAGAAGCTGGATTAATTAAAAAATTAAATGATGGAGTTAAAGTTTTAGGAAACGGAGTTTTAGAAAGAAAAGTTTCTGTAGAGGCTCATAAAGTTTCTAAATCTGCTCAAAAAGCTATTGAAGAAAAAGGTGGAACAGTAGAAATCATCGAAGTTAAAACTTTTGCTGATGTAGCAAAAAACAATAAATAA
- the rpmD gene encoding 50S ribosomal protein L30 → MAKVRIRLAKSIIGRKPNHIATVKSLGLKKMNSVVEHELTPEIKGKIELVSYLLDVEEVQ, encoded by the coding sequence ATGGCAAAGGTTAGAATAAGACTTGCAAAAAGTATAATAGGAAGAAAGCCTAACCATATAGCAACTGTAAAGTCGCTAGGGCTTAAGAAAATGAATAGTGTAGTAGAACACGAACTTACTCCTGAAATTAAGGGTAAAATAGAATTAGTTTCTTACTTATTAGATGTAGAGGAGGTGCAATAA
- the rpsE gene encoding 30S ribosomal protein S5, translating to MSKLIENREEKEFEEKLLKISRVSKTTKGGRTISFSVLAAVGNKEGKIGIGLGKANGVPDAIRKAVAAAKKNMIDVSLKGRTIPHEIEGKWGATTVWMSPAYEGTGVISGSSCREILELVGVHNILTKIKGSKNKHNVARATIEGLRLLRTAEEVAALRGKTVKEILS from the coding sequence TTGTCTAAGTTAATTGAAAATAGAGAAGAAAAAGAATTTGAAGAAAAACTATTAAAAATTTCTAGAGTTTCTAAGACAACTAAAGGAGGAAGAACTATATCTTTCTCAGTTTTAGCTGCTGTAGGAAATAAAGAAGGAAAAATAGGAATTGGATTAGGAAAAGCAAATGGTGTACCAGATGCTATAAGAAAGGCTGTAGCTGCTGCTAAGAAAAACATGATAGATGTTTCTCTTAAAGGTAGAACTATACCTCATGAAATAGAAGGAAAATGGGGAGCAACTACTGTATGGATGTCACCTGCATATGAAGGAACTGGAGTTATTTCTGGATCTTCATGTAGAGAAATCCTTGAATTAGTAGGAGTTCATAACATATTAACAAAAATTAAAGGTTCTAAAAATAAACACAATGTTGCTAGAGCAACAATAGAAGGTTTAAGATTATTAAGAACTGCTGAAGAAGTAGCTGCTTTAAGAGGAAAAACTGTTAAGGAAATCTTAAGCTAG
- a CDS encoding tripartite tricarboxylate transporter TctB family protein — MDILFSIGLIIFSIYCFFLVGIQSPTPTPTELGAAFWPRIILILMIILLFSNLITNLKQKKIEKINIFDFFKSKLFIGMLLIVFMTISMSYIGFITSCFIFLIAYGALLGEKNIIKLIIFSFIITAILYIVFQGLLDIRLERGIGIFRNIALSLETIILKIKRGI; from the coding sequence TTGGATATTTTATTTTCAATAGGATTAATAATATTTAGTATTTATTGTTTCTTTTTAGTAGGAATACAATCTCCTACTCCAACACCAACTGAGTTAGGAGCAGCATTTTGGCCTAGAATTATTTTAATATTGATGATAATTCTTTTATTTTCAAATTTAATAACAAACTTAAAACAAAAAAAAATAGAAAAAATAAATATTTTTGATTTTTTTAAAAGTAAATTATTTATAGGAATGCTTTTAATAGTTTTTATGACAATTTCAATGTCTTACATAGGATTTATAACAAGTTGTTTTATATTTCTAATTGCTTATGGAGCTCTTTTAGGAGAAAAAAATATAATAAAACTTATTATATTTTCTTTTATAATAACAGCTATTTTATATATAGTTTTTCAGGGATTACTAGATATTAGATTAGAAAGAGGTATAGGAATTTTCCGTAATATAGCACTATCATTAGAAACTATTATACTAAAAATAAAAAGGGGGATATAA
- a CDS encoding biotin--[acetyl-CoA-carboxylase] ligase, with the protein MTKYKILEILLKNKGTFVSGEYLSSVLLVSRTAIWKGINSLKKSGYNIVGVNNKGYCLYDDNNINEFDIKTNIQCKEIGSKILYFEQIDSTNTYIKKEVDSLQHGTVVIAEEQINGRAKNEKYFYSPKEKGIYMSILLKKNIFLDSLKLLSLTSTVAVIRGIFQSTGISPMSDWNSIIINNKKVAGILTECNIECDTNNIEYIVIGIGINVNNLSFPKTIKDKVTSLRLEKGIEINRKTLICNILNELENLICDKRYISNRKILIEEYLKDFLFLDKVVTLKTNTRIIVGKVIGINEKGGVILLKENNKKEIFYTGIIKEKK; encoded by the coding sequence ATGACAAAATATAAAATCTTAGAAATTTTATTAAAAAATAAAGGTACTTTTGTTTCAGGAGAATATCTTAGTTCTGTTCTTTTAGTTTCTAGGACAGCCATTTGGAAAGGAATTAATTCTTTGAAAAAAAGTGGTTATAATATAGTAGGAGTTAATAATAAAGGGTACTGTTTATATGATGATAATAATATAAATGAATTTGATATAAAAACAAATATTCAATGTAAAGAAATTGGGAGTAAGATTCTATATTTTGAGCAAATAGATTCTACAAATACTTATATAAAAAAAGAAGTTGATTCTTTACAACATGGAACAGTAGTAATAGCTGAGGAACAAATCAATGGAAGAGCAAAAAATGAAAAGTATTTTTATTCTCCAAAAGAGAAAGGGATATATATGAGTATTTTATTAAAAAAGAATATTTTTTTAGATTCTTTAAAATTATTATCTTTGACATCAACTGTAGCCGTAATTAGAGGGATATTTCAATCAACTGGTATTTCTCCAATGAGTGATTGGAATAGTATTATAATTAATAATAAAAAAGTAGCTGGAATTTTAACAGAATGCAATATAGAATGTGATACTAATAATATAGAATATATTGTTATTGGAATAGGAATTAATGTTAATAATTTATCTTTTCCAAAAACTATTAAAGATAAAGTTACATCACTTAGACTAGAAAAAGGAATAGAAATAAATAGAAAAACTTTAATTTGTAATATATTGAATGAATTAGAAAACTTAATATGTGATAAACGTTATATTTCAAATAGAAAAATTCTAATAGAGGAGTATTTAAAAGATTTTTTATTTCTTGATAAAGTTGTTACATTAAAAACTAATACAAGAATAATAGTTGGAAAAGTTATTGGAATTAATGAAAAAGGTGGAGTAATTCTTCTTAAAGAAAATAATAAAAAAGAAATTTTTTATACAGGTATTATCAAAGAAAAAAAATAG
- a CDS encoding response regulator transcription factor: protein MKKILIIEDEKELAYSIELFLRKENFETFVIFDGDKALEKFYNLTPDLVLLDINLPNKNGWEICKEIRENSTLPIIMMTARDSEFDELYGLELGADDYVTKPINLKILLARIKRILKIDGKSNYYFEGMGFDIRTLELSIDDEKIELSPKEAQLLEYFIKNKNFILSREKLINEIWGFDYEGGDRAVDTLVKRLRKKLGKYSDRIKTLRGMGYSYEEKKI from the coding sequence ATGAAAAAAATTTTAATAATAGAAGATGAAAAAGAGTTAGCTTATTCTATAGAACTTTTTTTAAGAAAAGAAAATTTTGAAACCTTTGTAATTTTTGATGGTGATAAAGCTTTGGAAAAATTTTATAATCTTACTCCAGACTTAGTATTATTAGATATTAATTTACCAAATAAAAATGGATGGGAAATTTGTAAAGAAATAAGAGAGAATTCAACACTTCCAATTATAATGATGACAGCTAGGGATAGTGAATTTGATGAATTATATGGATTAGAATTGGGAGCTGATGACTATGTGACAAAACCAATAAATTTAAAAATTTTACTTGCTAGAATAAAAAGAATATTGAAAATAGATGGTAAAAGTAATTATTATTTTGAAGGAATGGGGTTTGATATAAGAACTTTGGAGTTATCAATTGATGATGAAAAAATAGAATTATCTCCTAAAGAAGCACAACTTTTAGAATATTTTATAAAAAATAAAAATTTTATTTTGAGCAGAGAAAAATTAATAAATGAAATTTGGGGATTTGATTATGAAGGTGGAGATAGAGCTGTAGATACTTTAGTGAAAAGACTTAGAAAAAAATTAGGTAAGTATTCTGATAGAATTAAAACATTGAGAGGAATGGGATATTCTTATGAAGAAAAGAAAATTTAA
- the rplR gene encoding 50S ribosomal protein L18, producing MFKKVDRQAVRERKHLSIRNKISGTAERPRLSIYRSNTNMFAQLVDDVNGVTLVSASTIDKELKGTLANGGNVEAAKAVGKLLAERAVAKNIKDVVFDRSGYIYTGRVSALAEAARENGLNF from the coding sequence TTGTTTAAGAAAGTAGATAGACAAGCTGTTAGAGAAAGAAAACACTTATCAATTAGAAATAAAATTTCTGGTACAGCAGAAAGACCAAGACTTTCTATATATAGATCAAACACTAATATGTTTGCACAATTAGTAGATGATGTTAATGGAGTAACTTTAGTTTCTGCATCAACTATAGATAAAGAACTAAAAGGAACTTTAGCAAACGGTGGAAACGTAGAAGCAGCTAAAGCAGTTGGAAAATTATTAGCTGAAAGAGCTGTAGCAAAAAATATAAAAGATGTAGTATTCGATAGATCAGGATACATTTATACAGGAAGAGTATCTGCTCTTGCAGAAGCAGCAAGAGAAAATGGATTAAACTTCTAA
- the rplF gene encoding 50S ribosomal protein L6: MSRIGKKPIVVPAGVTVTVDGNVATVKGPKGTLTKEFNKNITIKVEGNHIIVERPNDEIEMRALHGTTRALLHNMVVGVSEGFKKVLNLVGVGYRAAVQGKGLELSLGYSHPVKIDPVDNITFTVEKNTTIIVEGIEKDLVGQIAANIRSKRAPEPYKGKGVKYADEVIRRKEGKKS, encoded by the coding sequence ATGTCAAGAATAGGTAAAAAACCTATAGTGGTACCTGCTGGGGTTACAGTTACAGTAGATGGAAATGTTGCTACTGTAAAAGGACCTAAAGGTACTTTAACAAAAGAATTTAATAAAAATATAACTATAAAAGTAGAAGGAAATCACATCATTGTTGAAAGACCAAATGATGAAATAGAAATGAGAGCTTTACATGGAACAACTAGAGCATTACTTCACAATATGGTTGTTGGAGTAAGTGAAGGATTTAAAAAAGTTTTAAATCTAGTAGGGGTTGGATATAGAGCAGCAGTTCAAGGAAAAGGATTAGAATTATCTTTAGGATATTCACATCCTGTAAAAATTGATCCAGTAGATAATATCACTTTTACAGTTGAAAAAAATACAACTATAATAGTTGAAGGAATAGAGAAAGATTTAGTTGGACAAATAGCAGCTAACATCAGATCTAAGAGAGCTCCAGAGCCTTATAAAGGAAAAGGAGTTAAATACGCTGATGAAGTAATCAGAAGAAAAGAAGGTAAAAAATCATAG
- a CDS encoding tripartite tricarboxylate transporter substrate binding protein encodes MFKKRGLFAAISASLLLIFGGCGGNDQTQTNGEWEWERKVEIICPWGNGGGADTTTRNFATALEKELGVPVVVNNRAGAGGVSGIEFGAKQPADGYTYIMATPSPLLAQIAGATDYDVYGTLQPLVQMVHDVNIFVTGAKAPYNTYEELMDYVAKNPGKVKAGVMSITGLDTACVKNAFGDAIEPVAYTEGSQLNADVIGGHVGLAVVGPAEVSAMIASGDMKVILTATEERLTLPGFENVQCAGELGLDCFFGPARGIFYIKGTPEKALKAFENAAEKAIASESFQKWAKTEGLDQRQGWKNTADFKAQWDQDYKDLTELFGKK; translated from the coding sequence ATGTTTAAAAAAAGAGGTTTGTTTGCAGCAATATCTGCATCATTGTTACTAATATTTGGAGGATGTGGTGGTAATGACCAGACTCAAACTAATGGAGAATGGGAATGGGAAAGAAAAGTAGAAATTATTTGTCCTTGGGGAAATGGTGGAGGAGCAGATACAACTACAAGAAATTTTGCAACAGCACTTGAAAAAGAATTAGGTGTACCAGTTGTTGTTAACAATAGAGCTGGAGCAGGAGGAGTATCAGGAATAGAATTTGGAGCAAAACAACCAGCAGATGGATATACATACATAATGGCAACACCATCTCCATTATTAGCTCAAATAGCAGGGGCAACAGATTATGATGTTTATGGCACATTACAACCTTTAGTACAAATGGTACATGATGTTAATATATTTGTAACAGGAGCAAAAGCTCCATATAATACTTATGAAGAATTAATGGATTATGTGGCTAAAAATCCAGGAAAAGTAAAAGCAGGAGTTATGTCAATAACAGGGCTTGATACAGCTTGTGTAAAAAATGCTTTTGGTGATGCTATAGAGCCAGTTGCTTATACTGAAGGGTCTCAATTAAATGCAGATGTTATTGGAGGGCATGTAGGTCTTGCTGTTGTTGGTCCAGCTGAAGTATCAGCAATGATAGCTTCTGGGGATATGAAAGTTATATTAACAGCAACTGAAGAAAGATTAACATTACCAGGATTTGAAAATGTTCAATGTGCAGGAGAGTTAGGTTTAGATTGTTTCTTTGGACCTGCTAGGGGAATTTTCTATATAAAAGGAACACCTGAAAAAGCACTAAAAGCTTTTGAAAATGCAGCAGAAAAAGCTATAGCTAGTGAATCATTCCAAAAATGGGCTAAAACAGAAGGATTAGATCAAAGACAAGGATGGAAAAACACTGCTGATTTTAAGGCACAATGGGATCAAGATTATAAAGATTTAACAGAACTTTTTGGCAAAAAATAG
- a CDS encoding HAMP domain-containing sensor histidine kinase, translating into MKKRKFNFSKKLLIFSITISIIGILITQFLNLTFLDRFYIYRKKIEIPYIANNVKKLKNDEEKLLEYIIEENSENGVQIILGKKMVPNYKKIKKEHYHKLKKDLPEKQVIVRTMKNGGRYLAYYDTIDGKTPLTIFIPLVAFDNYRFEVFIIQGISIFIALIISFIFANFFSKKLTKNIKKLRDASQKISNQDFIDKIGIHTNDEIEELAISIEKMSNNLKISINDLRNFVGNASHQLKTPVSVVNMISQNLESNTNLSEKEKKKLYAALIKETGEMSELINNLLFLSKISYSKNNLIKKDFILREVIQESLSKYELIELEKDLTINIDIEKDIKINTDYRFFKVVIDNLIENSFKYSPENSEINIFYKNNMLIIKNKIKNIIKEKSEELFFPFKRGSNSLNESVDGSGLGLSIIKNVLELLEIAFDLEIENDIFTFKIKI; encoded by the coding sequence ATGAAGAAAAGAAAATTTAATTTTTCTAAAAAATTATTAATTTTTTCGATAACTATAAGTATAATAGGAATTTTGATTACTCAATTTTTAAATTTAACTTTTTTAGATAGATTTTATATTTATAGAAAAAAAATAGAAATACCTTATATTGCAAATAATGTAAAAAAATTAAAAAATGATGAAGAAAAATTATTAGAATATATAATAGAAGAAAACTCAGAAAATGGGGTTCAAATAATTTTAGGAAAAAAGATGGTTCCAAATTATAAGAAAATAAAGAAAGAACATTATCATAAATTGAAAAAAGATTTACCTGAAAAACAAGTGATAGTAAGAACTATGAAAAATGGAGGAAGATATTTAGCATATTATGATACAATTGATGGAAAAACACCATTAACAATATTTATTCCTTTGGTAGCTTTTGATAATTATAGATTTGAAGTTTTTATAATACAAGGAATTTCCATTTTTATAGCATTGATTATCAGTTTTATTTTTGCTAATTTCTTTTCAAAAAAACTTACTAAAAATATTAAAAAATTAAGAGATGCTTCTCAAAAAATATCAAATCAAGATTTTATAGATAAAATTGGTATACATACAAATGATGAAATAGAAGAGTTAGCTATTTCTATAGAAAAAATGTCAAATAATTTAAAAATTTCAATTAATGATTTAAGAAATTTTGTTGGAAATGCATCTCATCAATTAAAAACGCCAGTATCAGTAGTTAATATGATTTCTCAAAATCTAGAATCAAATACGAATTTGTCAGAAAAAGAGAAGAAAAAATTATATGCTGCTCTTATAAAAGAAACAGGAGAGATGTCAGAACTTATAAATAATCTTCTTTTTTTATCTAAAATTTCGTATTCAAAAAATAATTTGATTAAAAAGGATTTTATTTTAAGAGAAGTTATACAAGAAAGTTTGAGTAAGTATGAATTAATTGAGTTAGAAAAAGATTTAACAATAAATATTGATATAGAGAAAGATATAAAAATTAATACAGATTATAGATTTTTTAAAGTTGTAATTGATAATCTAATTGAAAATTCTTTTAAATATTCACCTGAAAACTCAGAAATAAATATTTTTTATAAAAATAATATGCTTATAATTAAAAATAAAATAAAAAATATTATAAAAGAAAAATCTGAAGAACTTTTTTTTCCTTTTAAAAGAGGAAGTAACTCATTAAATGAAAGTGTAGATGGGTCAGGACTAGGATTATCTATAATAAAAAATGTATTGGAATTATTGGAGATAGCTTTTGATTTAGAGATTGAGAATGATATTTTTACTTTTAAAATAAAAATTTAA